One genomic region from Ralstonia sp. RRA encodes:
- a CDS encoding NADAR family protein — translation MIASELFFMGLMDVSLDSREGYRSIFHYWESEKYRGVDEVVRQEILAAPTLRELRKMLRRLPETWRKDWKQVRGRVFRSALLYAVESHPDLQNELVEPGSLIEACSSWGIPDAFVMNELKAVRQEIESPFRLLAIGSVDAPPEHVQVTLERLIGKRSDCQYVTFAGRRMDVGLHLWAAQKMYPIHYVRTKLNSGIDGHVVQQLIAKSTHVVFFTREGTAPDADYIERARRQGCSVRLSQYAPPNVGRSVTATGARTGRSAAAGTSSTTTQRRPLRVVQKSGV, via the coding sequence ATGATCGCATCTGAACTGTTCTTCATGGGCTTGATGGATGTCTCCCTGGATTCACGGGAGGGATATCGGTCGATCTTCCACTATTGGGAAAGCGAAAAGTACCGCGGCGTTGATGAAGTCGTGCGACAAGAAATTCTTGCCGCTCCGACATTGCGTGAACTCAGGAAGATGCTTCGGCGGCTACCTGAGACGTGGCGCAAAGATTGGAAACAAGTGCGCGGGCGGGTGTTTAGGAGTGCTCTCTTGTATGCGGTTGAGAGCCACCCCGACCTGCAGAATGAACTGGTCGAGCCCGGCAGCCTGATCGAAGCATGCAGTAGCTGGGGAATTCCAGATGCCTTCGTGATGAACGAACTCAAAGCCGTTCGTCAGGAGATCGAGAGTCCTTTCAGATTGTTGGCAATTGGGTCCGTCGACGCACCACCCGAACACGTTCAGGTAACGCTTGAGCGATTGATTGGCAAACGCAGCGACTGCCAGTACGTGACCTTTGCAGGGCGACGAATGGATGTCGGACTACATCTTTGGGCTGCCCAGAAGATGTACCCCATTCATTACGTTAGAACGAAGTTGAACAGTGGAATCGATGGACATGTTGTACAGCAACTCATTGCCAAAAGCACGCACGTTGTCTTCTTCACTCGTGAAGGCACAGCTCCTGACGCGGATTACATCGAACGAGCTCGACGGCAAGGCTGCTCGGTTCGACTCTCCCAGTACGCCCCGCCTAACGTTGGTCGATCCGTCACCGCAACGGGTGCCCGCACTGGACGCTCAGCCGCTGCCGGCACGTCCAGCACAACAACGCAGCGACGACCTCTTCGAGTCGTTCAAAAGTCGGGGGTTTAG
- a CDS encoding DUF1173 family protein: MREAPARYSHAFAEAKVDPGHGWCLCGPVPQRLVIRRKSNSGSAAVFFLAGWPDEGEAHDVLSCPFYKEPEHESGQSSESKSCFSEDADGTFHITPAYSVSLKINAATRTPDPIEQSDKPSTSTRGSTLLATLQYLWNKAGLHRWRAGWERDWGRVRYELELTAQTGKIGKRSLPDVLYIPPRYSPASADRNKELLNARLEPLFTSTRAYLDAQARLAAGKSATAVKETLFIIAPLRSVKPGKYGSHVLQLGHMGQPVYCKAPLLARLERRFGRVLNTLSSGEGHVVGIFQVEGTTHGNLQLIDAGLLRVSTRFIPVESSYEETVADALVAAGRDFTKPIRLEISDDTLAGKVLPDFILYDTSARRCYMEIFGVQGREDYDARKKEKRRFYEQKGVMLWDWDLSSTAEMPTLPTRVEGRASPT; the protein is encoded by the coding sequence TTGCGCGAAGCGCCGGCACGCTACTCACACGCGTTCGCAGAGGCGAAAGTTGATCCCGGCCATGGCTGGTGCCTCTGTGGTCCAGTTCCCCAGCGACTGGTGATCCGACGCAAGTCAAACAGTGGCTCGGCTGCAGTTTTCTTCTTGGCCGGCTGGCCAGATGAAGGTGAAGCTCATGACGTTCTGAGCTGCCCCTTCTACAAGGAACCGGAGCATGAGTCGGGGCAGTCTTCCGAAAGCAAGTCATGCTTTTCTGAAGACGCAGACGGGACGTTCCACATCACTCCGGCCTACTCGGTGTCGCTCAAAATCAATGCGGCGACGCGCACCCCGGATCCCATCGAACAATCTGACAAACCCTCGACATCGACACGCGGATCCACGCTTCTCGCCACGCTCCAATATCTTTGGAACAAGGCGGGGCTGCATCGCTGGCGAGCAGGCTGGGAACGAGATTGGGGCCGAGTGCGATACGAACTGGAATTGACCGCGCAAACTGGGAAAATCGGGAAGCGCTCACTGCCTGACGTTCTGTACATTCCTCCACGATACTCGCCGGCATCGGCCGACCGGAACAAGGAGTTACTGAACGCTCGCCTTGAGCCGCTCTTCACTTCCACGAGAGCCTATCTGGACGCCCAAGCCAGGCTTGCAGCCGGCAAGTCGGCGACGGCCGTCAAGGAAACGCTCTTCATCATTGCTCCGCTCAGATCGGTCAAGCCGGGAAAGTACGGCAGCCATGTACTCCAACTCGGACACATGGGCCAACCGGTGTATTGCAAGGCGCCCCTTTTGGCGCGACTGGAACGAAGGTTCGGCCGGGTGTTGAACACACTATCGAGCGGAGAAGGCCACGTTGTAGGCATTTTCCAAGTCGAAGGAACGACGCACGGGAATCTACAGCTGATAGATGCCGGCCTCTTGCGCGTGTCGACTCGGTTCATCCCGGTGGAATCCTCGTACGAGGAAACGGTCGCAGACGCACTTGTAGCCGCCGGCCGCGACTTCACCAAACCCATCCGCCTTGAGATCAGCGACGACACCTTAGCCGGAAAGGTGCTCCCCGACTTCATTTTGTACGACACGTCCGCGCGCCGATGCTACATGGAGATTTTCGGGGTGCAAGGGCGCGAAGACTACGATGCGCGCAAAAAAGAGAAACGCCGTTTCTACGAACAGAAGGGTGTAATGCTGTGGGATTGGGATCTTTCCTCGACTGCTGAAATGCCCACACTCCCGACTCGAGTCGAGGGACGCGCAAGCCCCACCTAG